The following proteins are encoded in a genomic region of Montipora foliosa isolate CH-2021 chromosome 10, ASM3666993v2, whole genome shotgun sequence:
- the LOC137974067 gene encoding uncharacterized protein isoform X2, translated as MLRTYGEHTWQNLGSCGGIYFWKILSTYCLFISKGNPGCGSVSTEISTTTPEEAKTTPGKGKTSTLAKASTTSLPTTSPQTTSGQTNATSSTNSSTTPVDIECGVAFVGGGAAGLLLARTLLKQKLETNVCVFEKESHLGGKIFDYRFPEAQNITVGLGQLVLFAHNSEEESSLFWDLNVYHDLYERKITRVEFGGVFGDNFDTLKPKASQMFSKFSVKQTAENVTKANSFNFPTAGDFLSGVLSPGGATFMEYVYGFNGCYMQEINPESYKIYLKETIHDESRSYEDLRPAGGLSEGIKKLKEEVQSWRGKIFLSETVTSVDKDGSKFVLQTSKQKVIANKTVLTVGPSALKRITGDIIRNITDHKIFKSIVTVPAFFGAAVYPSAWWEDNIDAEKNTSLKQLEMFISNSDCLGITMPYRGPGPNGVAVLQTVANKGGCSDYWGNMLKTSKHNVDKEIKRALEYKFQRNITVEPLNTTYKYWKDGFWYFQKPGEEFTRAKIRGWAKRPLRGNDVFLVGKAFYNFGGWLEDTIKSAGETLMEGWQETFDWLKP; from the exons GGCAAAATTTGGGTTCCTGTGGAGGAATTTACTTTTGGAAAATTCTCTCAACGTACtgtctctttatttcaaaaggAAATCCAG GTTGTGGGTCTGTTTCCACTGAAATAAGTACGACAACACCGGAAGAAGCAAAGACCACACCTGGCAAGGGAAAAACAAGCACACTTGCTAAAGCGTCAACCACATCGCTTCCAACCACTTCGCCTCAGACCACATCGGGTCAAACCAATGCAACCTCAAGCACTAATTCAAGTACAACTCCTGTGGATATCGAGTGTGGAGTGGCTTTTGTTGGTGGGG gagCTGCTGGTCTTCTCTTGGCGCGAactcttttgaaacaaaaactcGAAACGAACGTTTGcgtttttgaaaaagaaagtcatCTCGGAGGGAAGATCTTTGACTATCGTTTTCCTGAAGCTCAAAATATTACAGTAG GTCTCGGACAGTTGGTTCTCTTTGCACATAACTCCGAGGAAGAAAG CTCTCTTTTTTGGGATCTTAATGTATATCATGACCTGTATGAGCGAAAGATTACTCGAGTTGAATTTGGCGGTGTCTTTGGAGACAATTTCGACACCCTTAAACCGAAGGCGTCCcaaatgttttcaaaattttccgtTAAGCAAACTGCAGAAAATGTGACCAAGGCAAATTCTTTCAACTTTCCTACAGCAGGGGATTTTCTGTCTGGTGTTTTGTCACCTGGAGGAGCTACGTTTATGGAATATGTGTACGGCTTTAACGGTTGCTACATGCAAGAGATCAACCCTGAAAGTTATAAAATATATCTCAAAGAAACAATTCACGATGAAAGCCGAAGTTATGAAGATCTTAGACCCGCTGGGGGACTGTCCGAAGGAATTAAAAAGCTGAAGGAGGAAGTGCAAAGTTGGCGtggaaaaatatttctttcagaGACAGTGACCTCAGTCGATAAGGATGGAAGCAAGTTCGTCCTCCAGACATCGAAACAAAAAGTGATAGCCAACAAAACAGTGCTAACAGTAGGACCGTCAGCTCTCAAAAGGATCACTGGTGACATCATTAGAAACATCACAGATCACAAGATCTTTAAGTCCATTGTAACTGTTCCTGCGTTCTTTGGAGCAGCGGTTTACCCAAGTGCATGGTGGGAGGACAACATAGATGCTGAAAAAAATACTTCTTTGAAGCAACTGGAAATGTTTATTTCTAACAGTGACTGCCTTGGAATTACGATGCCTTACAG GGGACCTGGTCCTAACGGTGTTGCGGTTCTTCAAACGGTAGCGAATAAAGGTGGATGTAGTGATTATTGGGGGAATATGTTGAAGACATCTAAGCATAACGTCgacaaagaaatcaaaagagctTTGGAATACAAGTTTCAGAGAAATATAACTGTGGAACCCTTGAATACCACCTATAAATATTGGAAAGACGGATTCTG GTATTTCCAAAAGCCTGGTGAAGAATTCACCCGCGCAAAAATCCGTGGGTGGGCTAAAAGACCGCTTCGCGGAAACGACGTATTCTTGGTTGGAAAAGCCTTCTACAATTTTGGTGGATGGCTTGAAGACACCATTAAGTCTGCTGGGGAAACTTTAATGGAAGGATGGCAAGAGACATTTGACTGGCTCAAGCCCTGA
- the LOC137974067 gene encoding uncharacterized protein isoform X1, with product MPVFKGESTFTLTEGYDMEKQRPYTSCACCGCLRRKRTFRVWQILLFLFVVIGVIVLLCVLFVLFGRGNTEVKYRSPQRIVEDGGCGSVSTEISTTTPEEAKTTPGKGKTSTLAKASTTSLPTTSPQTTSGQTNATSSTNSSTTPVDIECGVAFVGGGAAGLLLARTLLKQKLETNVCVFEKESHLGGKIFDYRFPEAQNITVGLGQLVLFAHNSEEESSLFWDLNVYHDLYERKITRVEFGGVFGDNFDTLKPKASQMFSKFSVKQTAENVTKANSFNFPTAGDFLSGVLSPGGATFMEYVYGFNGCYMQEINPESYKIYLKETIHDESRSYEDLRPAGGLSEGIKKLKEEVQSWRGKIFLSETVTSVDKDGSKFVLQTSKQKVIANKTVLTVGPSALKRITGDIIRNITDHKIFKSIVTVPAFFGAAVYPSAWWEDNIDAEKNTSLKQLEMFISNSDCLGITMPYRGPGPNGVAVLQTVANKGGCSDYWGNMLKTSKHNVDKEIKRALEYKFQRNITVEPLNTTYKYWKDGFWYFQKPGEEFTRAKIRGWAKRPLRGNDVFLVGKAFYNFGGWLEDTIKSAGETLMEGWQETFDWLKP from the exons ATGCCAGTCTTCAAAGGCGAATCAACTTTTACCCTTACTGAAGGTTACGATATGGAAAAGCAACGTCCCTATACTTCGTGCGCTTGCTGTGGCTGTCTCCGCAGGAAACGTACTTTTCGTGTATGGCAAATTCTCCTGTTCTTATTCGTGGTGATAGGTGTCATTGTACTGTTATGTGTTCTGTTCGTCCTGTTCGGTCGAGGCAACACAGAAGTTAAGTATCGTTCACCACAGAGGATAGTCGAAGACGGAG GTTGTGGGTCTGTTTCCACTGAAATAAGTACGACAACACCGGAAGAAGCAAAGACCACACCTGGCAAGGGAAAAACAAGCACACTTGCTAAAGCGTCAACCACATCGCTTCCAACCACTTCGCCTCAGACCACATCGGGTCAAACCAATGCAACCTCAAGCACTAATTCAAGTACAACTCCTGTGGATATCGAGTGTGGAGTGGCTTTTGTTGGTGGGG gagCTGCTGGTCTTCTCTTGGCGCGAactcttttgaaacaaaaactcGAAACGAACGTTTGcgtttttgaaaaagaaagtcatCTCGGAGGGAAGATCTTTGACTATCGTTTTCCTGAAGCTCAAAATATTACAGTAG GTCTCGGACAGTTGGTTCTCTTTGCACATAACTCCGAGGAAGAAAG CTCTCTTTTTTGGGATCTTAATGTATATCATGACCTGTATGAGCGAAAGATTACTCGAGTTGAATTTGGCGGTGTCTTTGGAGACAATTTCGACACCCTTAAACCGAAGGCGTCCcaaatgttttcaaaattttccgtTAAGCAAACTGCAGAAAATGTGACCAAGGCAAATTCTTTCAACTTTCCTACAGCAGGGGATTTTCTGTCTGGTGTTTTGTCACCTGGAGGAGCTACGTTTATGGAATATGTGTACGGCTTTAACGGTTGCTACATGCAAGAGATCAACCCTGAAAGTTATAAAATATATCTCAAAGAAACAATTCACGATGAAAGCCGAAGTTATGAAGATCTTAGACCCGCTGGGGGACTGTCCGAAGGAATTAAAAAGCTGAAGGAGGAAGTGCAAAGTTGGCGtggaaaaatatttctttcagaGACAGTGACCTCAGTCGATAAGGATGGAAGCAAGTTCGTCCTCCAGACATCGAAACAAAAAGTGATAGCCAACAAAACAGTGCTAACAGTAGGACCGTCAGCTCTCAAAAGGATCACTGGTGACATCATTAGAAACATCACAGATCACAAGATCTTTAAGTCCATTGTAACTGTTCCTGCGTTCTTTGGAGCAGCGGTTTACCCAAGTGCATGGTGGGAGGACAACATAGATGCTGAAAAAAATACTTCTTTGAAGCAACTGGAAATGTTTATTTCTAACAGTGACTGCCTTGGAATTACGATGCCTTACAG GGGACCTGGTCCTAACGGTGTTGCGGTTCTTCAAACGGTAGCGAATAAAGGTGGATGTAGTGATTATTGGGGGAATATGTTGAAGACATCTAAGCATAACGTCgacaaagaaatcaaaagagctTTGGAATACAAGTTTCAGAGAAATATAACTGTGGAACCCTTGAATACCACCTATAAATATTGGAAAGACGGATTCTG GTATTTCCAAAAGCCTGGTGAAGAATTCACCCGCGCAAAAATCCGTGGGTGGGCTAAAAGACCGCTTCGCGGAAACGACGTATTCTTGGTTGGAAAAGCCTTCTACAATTTTGGTGGATGGCTTGAAGACACCATTAAGTCTGCTGGGGAAACTTTAATGGAAGGATGGCAAGAGACATTTGACTGGCTCAAGCCCTGA